A region from the Carassius carassius chromosome 33, fCarCar2.1, whole genome shotgun sequence genome encodes:
- the LOC132114119 gene encoding sterile alpha motif domain-containing protein 3-like, translating to MLLRVIISERDIQKITLDTVPDTVHGLKEVLRSKLQLRDSFDLQYEDNDFHDFCNLTSVTDLPKDKATLKILFSPSDTFSDSSLDTPVLPVSHSPSTSTQVSSCVSEIKQSRSHPWPAVFTIPTFSYDVELRLKHGNEAYSTDGTLLTMSRDMQTEILDKLAEAVFAYKAYPDKEEIKSVAIALVEKHPCLKERGSAAGFYGWKLSLTWKMGNYRSKLRDAGCKELKVNSAKRGLAGLQGQRNKVKKPKRSETNFLPDHPSGKDQKTLEHEKELMCQEMKKKSPDMSFVNAAMSSTYSLRRQEIVENEPPVSEMKKRWPAIFCERQISAEFNRLMSLDLSKSFYEGLDQHLPKLLCLYRSKRCAEIAEMKTIMDSLDKNASNQRKRVAVLLGLPWFMRENPSQFIKICEHTDSEEDMIRGMTLGIIAVVEDVTDPIPCNSNDVALVIEEAVVLRGLGDIPNAYVNMMGLLYALNINYPKNLRYTFEVIQRLLMNIGADTCSARILNLN from the exons ATGCTTCTTCGAGTGATCATCTCTGAACGGGACATTCAAAAAATTACACTTGACACTGTCCCTGACACAGTCCATGGTCTCAAAGAGGTGCTGAGAAGCAAACTGCAGCTAAGAGACAGTTTTGATCTTCAGTATGAGGATAATGATTTTCACGATTTTTGCAACCTTACTTCTGTAACTGATCTGCCCAAGGACAAAGCGACGCTGAAAATCCTGTTCAGTCCCTCTGATACATTTTCAGACTCAAGTTTGGATACTCCAGTATTGCCTGTATCACATTCTCCATCAACATCGACCCAAGTCAGCAGCTGTGTCTCAGAGATAAAACAGAGTCGTTCACATCCATGGCCTGCTGTCTTTACTATCCCCACCTTCTCATATGATGTTGAGCTGAGACTAAAGCATGGTAATGAGGCTTACAGTACAGATGGAACTCTTCTGACAATGTCTCGAGACATGCAGACAGAAATACTGGATAAACTTGCTGAAGCAGTGTTTGCTTACAAAGCTTACCCAGACAAAGAGGAAATCAAAAGTGTGGCTATTGCACTTGTTGAAAAACACCCTTGTCTGAAAGAAAGGGGATCTGCAGCTGGGTTTTATGGTTGGAAATTAAGTTTGACATGGAAGATGGGAAATTACAGGTCAAAGCTAAGAGATGCAGGTTGTAAAGAACTCAAAGTGAATTCTGCAAAGAGAGGCCTAGCAGGACTCCAAGGACAGCGAAACAAAGTGAAGAAGCCAAAAAGGTCTGAGACAAACTTTCTCCCAGATCACCCTTCAGGAAAAGACCAGAAAACACTGGAACACGAAAAGGAACTGATGTGCCAGGAGATGAAAAAGAAGAGTCCAGACATGAGTTTTGTGAATGCAGCCATGAGCAGCACATATTCTCTCCGGAGACAGGAGATAGTTGAAAATGAGCCTCCAGTATCTGAAATGAAAAAGAGGTGGCCGGCTATTTTTTGTGAAAGACAG ATCAGTGCAGAATTCAACAGGCTAATGTCGCTGGACTTGAGCAAGTCTTTTTATGAGGGTCTTGACCAGCATCTACCAAAACTGCTGTGCCTGTACCGTTCAAAGCGCTGTGCTGAGATTGCAGAAATGAAGACCATAATGGACAGCCTAGataaaaat GCATCAAATCAACGAAAGAGGGTTGCAGTACTGCTGGGGCTGCCATGGTTCATGCGTGAGAATCCATCACAATTCATAAAGATCTGTGAG CACACAGATTCCGAAGAAGATATGATCCGGGGCATGACTCTTGGAATCATCGCAGTGGTGGAAGATGTGACAGACCCCATTCCATGCAACTCTAATGATGTGGCCCTTGTAATCGAGGAAGCAGTTGTTCTGCGAGGACTTGGTGACATACCAAATGCGTATGTAAACATGATGGGATTGCTTTATGCTCTCAACATAAATTACCCAAAAAACCTCAGATACACTTTTGAGGTGATTCAGAGGCTGCTGATGAACATTGGAGCTGATACCTGCAGTGCAAGA ATACTCAACCTCAACTAA